From a single Mycolicibacterium moriokaense genomic region:
- the rpsS gene encoding 30S ribosomal protein S19 — MPRSLKKGPFVDDHLLKKVDAQNEKNTKQVIKTWSRRSTIIPDFIGHTFAVHDGRKHVPVFVTEAMVGHKLGEFAPTRTFKGHIKDDRKAKRR; from the coding sequence ATGCCTCGCAGCCTCAAGAAGGGTCCGTTCGTCGACGACCATCTGCTCAAGAAGGTCGACGCACAGAACGAGAAGAACACCAAGCAGGTCATCAAGACCTGGTCGCGTCGATCGACGATCATCCCCGACTTCATCGGGCACACCTTCGCGGTGCATGACGGCCGCAAGCATGTCCCGGTGTTCGTCACCGAGGCGATGGTCGGGCACAAGCTCGGCGAGTTCGCACCGACCCGCACGTTCAAGGGTCACATCAAGGACGACCGGAAGGCCAAGCGCCGGTAA
- the rplV gene encoding 50S ribosomal protein L22: MSTTTEYPSAVAKARFVRISPTKARRVIDLVRGKSVTEALDILRWAPQAASEPVAKVIASAAANAQNNEGLDPSTLVVATVYADEGPTAKRIRPRAQGRAFRIRKRTSHITVIVESRPTRDGERGQSASTARSRRAQASKAAAAKKAPAKAAAETAETQTVTVETAPAEKAAAKKAPAKKAAAKADADTTKEASGEAKEGSE; this comes from the coding sequence ATGAGTACAACGACTGAATACCCGTCTGCGGTCGCGAAGGCGCGCTTCGTGCGCATCTCGCCGACCAAGGCGCGCCGGGTCATCGACCTGGTGCGCGGCAAGTCGGTGACCGAAGCACTGGACATCCTGCGGTGGGCGCCGCAGGCCGCCAGCGAGCCGGTCGCCAAGGTCATCGCCAGCGCCGCGGCCAATGCGCAGAACAACGAGGGTCTGGATCCGTCCACCCTCGTGGTCGCCACCGTCTACGCAGACGAGGGTCCGACCGCCAAGCGCATCCGTCCGCGCGCGCAGGGCCGTGCCTTCCGGATTCGCAAGCGCACCAGCCACATCACCGTGATCGTGGAGAGCAGGCCGACCCGCGACGGTGAGCGCGGGCAGTCCGCCAGCACTGCGCGTTCGCGTCGTGCGCAGGCCAGCAAGGCCGCGGCCGCGAAGAAGGCTCCGGCCAAGGCAGCCGCTGAGACGGCCGAGACGCAGACCGTGACTGTCGAGACGGCGCCGGCCGAGAAGGCCGCCGCGAAGAAGGCTCCGGCCAAGAAAGCCGCTGCGAAGGCGGACGCCGACACGACCAAAGAAGCTTCTGGCGAAGCGAAGGAGGGCTCAGAGTAG
- the rpsC gene encoding 30S ribosomal protein S3 has product MGQKINPHGFRLGITTDWKSRWYADKQYKDYVKEDVAIRRLLATGLERAGIADVEIERTRDRVRVDIHTARPGIVIGRRGTEADRIRADLEKLTGKQVQLNILEVKNPESQAQLVAQGVAEQLSNRVAFRRAMRKAIQSAMRQPNVKGIRVQCSGRLGGAEMSRSEFYREGRVPLHTLRADIDYGLYEAKTTFGRIGVKVWIYKGDIVGGKRELTAAVPAGAERPRRERPSGTRPRRSGASGTTATSTEAGRAASGGEAAPTATEEAPAAAEQAAATETPSES; this is encoded by the coding sequence GTGGGCCAGAAAATCAATCCCCACGGCTTCCGGCTCGGTATCACCACCGACTGGAAGTCCCGGTGGTATGCCGACAAGCAGTACAAGGACTACGTCAAGGAAGACGTGGCGATCCGTCGTCTGCTTGCCACCGGTCTCGAGCGCGCCGGCATCGCCGACGTGGAGATCGAGCGCACCCGTGACCGCGTCCGTGTGGACATCCACACCGCGCGTCCTGGCATCGTGATCGGTCGCCGCGGCACCGAGGCCGACCGCATCCGCGCCGACCTGGAGAAGCTGACCGGCAAGCAGGTCCAGCTGAACATCCTCGAGGTGAAGAACCCTGAGTCGCAGGCGCAGTTGGTGGCCCAGGGCGTTGCCGAGCAGTTGAGCAACCGTGTCGCGTTCCGTCGCGCCATGCGTAAGGCCATCCAGTCCGCGATGCGCCAGCCCAACGTCAAGGGCATCCGGGTGCAGTGCTCGGGCCGCCTCGGCGGCGCCGAGATGAGCCGCTCGGAGTTCTACCGCGAGGGTCGCGTGCCGCTGCACACGCTGCGCGCCGACATCGACTACGGGCTCTATGAGGCCAAGACGACCTTCGGCCGCATCGGCGTGAAGGTCTGGATCTACAAGGGCGACATCGTCGGTGGCAAGCGTGAGCTCACCGCCGCGGTGCCCGCGGGTGCGGAGCGTCCGCGTCGCGAGCGTCCGTCGGGCACCCGCCCGCGTCGCAGCGGCGCATCGGGCACCACCGCGACGAGCACCGAGGCCGGCCGTGCCGCCTCCGGCGGCGAAGCCGCACCCACCGCCACCGAGG